A single genomic interval of Lathyrus oleraceus cultivar Zhongwan6 chromosome 7, CAAS_Psat_ZW6_1.0, whole genome shotgun sequence harbors:
- the LOC127105853 gene encoding putative pentatricopeptide repeat-containing protein At5g59900, whose translation MKLRQFRRAPLSFSLSNPLLPRNFCTSKLNDENDTRFVSLISDIVRGNQSWNVAFNDPSISSTLKPHHVERVLINTLHDSKLALRFFNFLGLHKNMNHSTTSFAILVHALVQNKLFWPANSLLQTLLLRGSNPKFVFDKFLESHKQCKFSSTLGFDFLVQSYLQNTRVFDAVFVLKLMLANTLLPEVRTLSTLLNGLLRIRKFISVWELFDESVNAGVKPDPYTCSAVIRSLCELKDFFRAKEKILWMESNRFDLSIVTYNVLIHGLCKGHRVLEAVEVRKSLREKGLKEDVVTCCTLVLGFCRVQRFDDGICLMNEMIELGFTPSEAAISGLVDGLRKKGKIDSAYDLVVKLARLGFLPSLFVYNSLLNSLCKGGDLNKAELLYNNMRLMNLPPNDVTYSILIDSFCKRGRLDVAASYFDRMIEDGIRESVYPYNSLIHGQCKFGDLSAAESLYTEMINKGVEPTATTFATLISGYCKDLQVQKAFKLYSEMNEKKIPPTVYTFTALIYGLCSTNEMAEASKLFDEMVERKIKPTEVTYNVMIEGYCKARNIDKAFELLEDMVRKGLVPDTYTYRPLITGLCSTGRVSEAKDFIDDLHKKNFKLNEMCYSALLHGYCGEGRLTEALSASCEMIQRGINMDLVCHGVLIDGALKQPDMKMLFSLLKKMYSQGLRPDSVIYTSMIDAYSKEGSFKKAAECWDLMVTEKCIPNVVTYSAFMHGLCKAGETDRAGLLFEKMLAANIHPNSISYGCFLDRLTEEGNMKEATELHRAMLKGLLANTATYNILIRGFCKLGRLIEATEILSEMTENGICPDCITYSTLIYEYCRSGDVGAAVKLWDTMLKKGVEPDLVAFNLLIYGCCVNGELNKAFELRDDMLRRGLKPRQNLQLPKRDLDVCDFLNRGCRVTGEVNKGLQLHNGMLRSAKPSLEMRKCLYLQSVRDCVISKPDELEVNESNTKRRIGKATIQIEIETEQ comes from the exons ATGAAGCTCCGCCAATTCCGTCGCGCACCGCTTTCCTTttcactctcaaaccctctccTTCCAAGAAACTTCTGCACCTCCAAATTAAACGACGAAAACGACACTCGTTTCGTATCACTCATTTCCGACATTGTTCGAGGAAATCAAAGTTGGAATGTGGCATTCAACGACCCTTCAATTTCATCCACATTGAAACCCCATCACGTTGAACGAGTCTTAATCAACACCTTACATGATTCCAAGTTAGCTTTAAGGTTCTTTAACTTTCTCGGTTTACACAAAAACATGAACCATTCCACAACCTCTTTTGCCATCTTGGTTCATGCCCTTGTTCAAAATAAGCTTTTTTGGCCTGCGAATTCTCTATTGCAAACCCTTCTCCTTCGTGGGTCTAACCCAAAATTTGTTTTTGACAAGTTTCTAGAATCTCATAAACAGTGTAAGTTTTCTTCCACTTTGGGTTTTGATTTTTTGGTTCAGAGTTACTTGCAGAACACGAGAGTTTTTGATGCTGTGTTTGTTTTAAAACTCATGCTTGCTAATACTTTGTTGCCTGAGGTTAGAACATTGAGTACACTCTTGAATGGGTTATTGAGAATTAGAAAATTTATATCGGTATGGGAACTTTTTGATGAGTCTGTGAATGCTGGTGTTAAACCTGATCCTTATACTTGCTCTGCCGTAATTCGGAGCTTGTGTGAATTGAAAGATTTTTTTAGAGCTAAGGAAAAGATTCTGTGGATGGAATCTAATAGGTTTGACCTGAGTATTGTTACTTACAATGTCTTAATTCATGGTTTGTGTAAGGGTCATCGGGTTTTGGAAGCTGTCGAGGTTAGaaaatcattgagggaaaaggGTTTGAAGGAAGATGTGGTTACATGTTGTACACTAGTGCTTGGATTTTGTAGGGTTCAACGATTTGATGATGGAATTTGCCTCATGAATGAAATGATTGAATTAGGGTTTACTCCATCCGAGGCTGCTATATCGGGGTTAGTGGATGGGTTGAGAAAGAAGGGAAAGATTGATAGTGCTTATGATTTGGTTGTTAAGTTAGCAAGATTAGGTTTTTTGCCAAGTTTGTTTGTGTATAATTCGTTATTAAACTCTTTGTGCAAAGGTGGAGATTTGAATAAAGCAGAGTTGCTTTATAATAATATGCGTTTGATGAACTTGCCGCCGAATGATGTCACATACTCTATTCTGATTGATTCCTTTTGCAAAAGGGGGAGATTAGATGTTGCAGCGTCTTACTTTGATAGAATGATAGAAGACGGTATAAGAGAATCTGTATATCCCTACAACTCTTTGATACACGGTCAATGCAAGTTTGGGGATTTGAGCGCTGCTGAGTCTCTGTATACCGAGATGATCAATAAAGGGGTAGAACCAACTGCTACTACCTTTGCAACATTAATTAGTGGATATTGCAAAGATCTACAAGTACAAAAAGCATTTAAGCTATATAGTGAGATGAATGAGAAAAAAATTCCTCCAACTGTTTATACTTTCACCGCACTTATTTATGGTCTTTGCAGCACAAATGAGATGGCTGAAGCATCCAAACTTTTCGATGAAATGGTGGAAAGGAAAATCAAACCAACTGAGGTGACATATAATGTTATGATAGAAGGGTATTGTAAGGCTCGTAACATTGATAAAGCCTTTGAATTGCTGGAAGACATGGTCCGTAAGGGCCTTGTTCCGGATACTTATACATACAGACCTCTTATCACCGGCCTTTGTTCTACTGGTAGGGTTTCTGAAGCTAAAGATTTTATCGATGATCTCCATAAGAAAAACTTCAAGTTAAATGAGATGTGCTATAGCGCGCTTCTACATGGTTATTGCGGGGAAGGAAGACTAACGGAGGCACTGAGTGCTTCTTGTGAGATGATTCAACGAGGAATCAACATGGACCTGGTTTGCCATGGCGTACTTATTGATGGTGCTCTGAAGCAGCCGGACATGAAAATGCTATTTAGTCTCTTAAAAAAGATGTACAGTCAAGGATTGAGACCCGATAGTGTAATATATACAAGTATGATCGACGCATACAGCAAAGAAGGATCTTTTAAGAAAGCCGCTGAATGTTGGGATTTAATGGTTACTGAGAAATGCATTCCTAATGTTGTGACTTATTCGGCTTTCATGCATGGTTTATGCAAAGCCGGTGAAACTGATAGAGCAGGTCTTCTTTTTGAAAAAATGCTGGCTGCAAATATCCATCCTAATTCAATTTCATATGGTTGTTTTCTCGACCGTCTTACGGAGGAGGGAAATATGAAGGAAGCTACAGAGCTTCACCGTGCAATGCTTAAAGGGCTTTTAGCAAACACTGCAACATACAACATTCTTATTCGGGGCTTTTGCAAATTGGGTAGATTAATTGAAGCCACCGAAATTCTTTCTGAAATGACTGAAAATGGGATTTGCCCTGATTGTATAACCTATTCAACTTTAATTTACGAGTATTGCAGAAGCGGTGATGTCGGAGCAGCAGTTAAATTGTGGGATACTATGTTAAAAAAAGGCGTTGAGCCAGACTTGGTTGCATTTAACTTGCTAATATATGGTTGCTGTGTTAACGGAGAGCTCAACAAGGCATTTGAATTGCGTGATGACATGTTGAGGAGAGGGTTGAAGCCAAGACAAAATTTACAATTGCCAA AGCGTGATTTGGATGTGTGCGACTTTCTTAATCGTGGCTGTCGTGTGACTGGGGAGGTTAACAAGGGACTTCAGTTGCATAATGGCATGTTAAGATCAGCGAAGCCAAG CCTGGAAATGCGGAAGTGTTTGTATTTGCAATCCGTACGAGATTGTGTCATATCCAAACCAGACGAGTT AGAGGTGAATGAGAGCAATACCAAAAGGAGAATTGGAAAAGCAACGATTCAAATTGAAATAGAAACAGAACAATGA
- the LOC127103499 gene encoding uncharacterized protein LOC127103499 isoform X1 → MEVSWLSAILVGAGYLAFGYFIGSHYPHRFFFSNRFSSLKEKDDSLLNHNNNSKQKKNSKSKIKDSLEVEQLAEILEDFKMILVVRNDLKMGKGKIAAQCSHATLGLYKKVLYRAPKALNRWEMSAQPKVVVKIESEEDMLALQERAKSLKLPTHITIDAGRTQIAPNSRTVMAILGPVEVVDEVTGGLKLL, encoded by the exons ATGGAAGTATCATGGTTGAGTGCAATTTTGGTCGGCGCCGGTTATCTCGCTTTCGGCTACTTCATTGGTTCTCACTATCCCCATCGTTTCTTTTTCTCGAATAGATTTTCATCCCTTAAAGAGAAAGATGATTCACTTCTCAATCACAACAATAACAGTAAGCAGAAGAAGAATAGTAAGTCCAAAATCAAAGACTCACTTGAGGTTGAACAGCTCGCGGAAATTCTCGAGGATTTTAAGATG ATACTCGTTGTTCGAAATGATCTTAAAATGGGTAAAGGAAAAATTGCAGCTCAATGCAG tCATGCAACGTTGGGTCTCTACAAAAAGGTTCTTTATCGAGCTCCAAAGGCTTTAAATAG GTGGGAGATGTCTGCGCAGCCCAAGGTTGTTGTCAAAATTGAAAGTGAAGAAGATATGCTGGCTTTGCAA GAAAGGGCTAAATCTCTGAAGTTACCTACTCATATCACAATTGATGCGGGACGAACACAGATTGCACCGA ATTCCAGAACTGTGATGGCAATTCTCG GACCTGTTGAAGTGGTAGACGAGGTAACAGGTGGACTGAAACTTCTTTAG
- the LOC127103499 gene encoding uncharacterized protein LOC127103499 isoform X2 translates to MEVSWLSAILVGAGYLAFGYFIGSHYPHRFFFSNRFSSLKEKDDSLLNHNNNSKQKKNSKSKIKDSLEVEQLAEILEDFKMILVVRNDLKMGKGKIAAQCSHATLGLYKKVLYRAPKALNRWEMSAQPKVVVKIESEEDMLALQERAKSLKLPTHITIDAGRTQIAPRPVEVVDEVTGGLKLL, encoded by the exons ATGGAAGTATCATGGTTGAGTGCAATTTTGGTCGGCGCCGGTTATCTCGCTTTCGGCTACTTCATTGGTTCTCACTATCCCCATCGTTTCTTTTTCTCGAATAGATTTTCATCCCTTAAAGAGAAAGATGATTCACTTCTCAATCACAACAATAACAGTAAGCAGAAGAAGAATAGTAAGTCCAAAATCAAAGACTCACTTGAGGTTGAACAGCTCGCGGAAATTCTCGAGGATTTTAAGATG ATACTCGTTGTTCGAAATGATCTTAAAATGGGTAAAGGAAAAATTGCAGCTCAATGCAG tCATGCAACGTTGGGTCTCTACAAAAAGGTTCTTTATCGAGCTCCAAAGGCTTTAAATAG GTGGGAGATGTCTGCGCAGCCCAAGGTTGTTGTCAAAATTGAAAGTGAAGAAGATATGCTGGCTTTGCAA GAAAGGGCTAAATCTCTGAAGTTACCTACTCATATCACAATTGATGCGGGACGAACACAGATTGCACCGA GACCTGTTGAAGTGGTAGACGAGGTAACAGGTGGACTGAAACTTCTTTAG